A genomic stretch from Barnesiella intestinihominis YIT 11860 includes:
- the rplT gene encoding 50S ribosomal protein L20 — translation MPRSVNHVASRAKRKKILKLTRGYYGSRKNVWTVAKNTWEKGLTYAYRDRKNNKRNFRALWIQRINAAARLEGMSYSKLMGALHKAGIEINRKVLADLAMNNPEAFKAIVEKVK, via the coding sequence AAAAGAAAAAAGATTCTTAAACTTACCCGCGGTTATTATGGTTCTCGTAAAAACGTTTGGACCGTTGCCAAAAATACTTGGGAAAAAGGTTTGACGTATGCTTATCGTGACCGTAAAAATAATAAACGTAATTTCCGTGCGTTGTGGATTCAACGTATCAATGCGGCTGCACGTCTCGAAGGTATGTCTTATTCTAAGTTAATGGGTGCACTGCATAAAGCAGGAATCGAAATAAATCGTAAAGTCCTTGCCGATTTGGCAATGAACAATCCCGAAGCATTCAAAGCTATCGTTGAGAAAGTAAAATAA